Within the Paracoccus liaowanqingii genome, the region CCCTTCCAGCCGCCGGACCGCCCACCGCGCCAGACGCAACGCCTCCGGGTCGGATGCTGCGCGGGCCTCCATCAACTCGCGGCCGATCTCGTCTCGACCCAGCATCAGCCCCTGCGCCCGCAGCATCGCCTCGACCTCGAGATGGACCAAGCGTTCGCGGACCCCTGCGGCCTCCGCCGCTGGCAGCGCCAGCAACGTGGCCTCCAGCCGCCCGAGATCGCGGGCCGCATCTGCCAGTGCTGAGGCTTGAGCCGCCTGTGCGGCAAGCCATGGGAGGGGATCAGCTAAAGACGGCATCTGATCAATGAGCGAAGCCTCTCTTTTCAATTTGAACGCAGTGTCTAGATAACCTCACTCATCATCTTAGCACCTTTGTGAAGATCACTGATGTATTTTCTGAAGGTCGCTTGCAGGATCTTCTTGGATGGCTACATTCGCAGCAAATACCCCGCAAGCGGCCTTCTTTTGCTAGAGATACACCGCATAAGAACAATGCCAGCTCACTTGCGCACGTTTACAAACGGTCGTTTATTCGCCGTATCAAAATTTGCAGAGCAGTCCCCAACATGCCCCTCATCGGCTATGCCCGCGTGTCGACCGAAGATCAGACCCCCCTGCCCCAGGTCCAGGCCCTGACCACGGCCGGCTGCGCGAAGATCCACGAGGAGCAGGCCTCGGGCGGCGACCGCGCGCGTCCGGTGCTGGCGCGGGTGCTGGAGCAGATCCGCAAGGGCGATACGCTGGTCGTGGTGCGCATCGACCGGCTGGCGCGGTCGCTGTCGCATCTGCTGGAGGTGATCGAGCGGCTGGAGGCCAGGGGCGCCTTCTTCCGCTCGATCGAGGATCCGATCGACACCGCCAGCCCGCAGGGCAAGTTCACGCTGCAGGTCCTGAGGGCGGACGCCCAATTCGAAGGTGCCCTGATCCACATCTCAATCCGGTAACGACTTCTGTCGTCGCGGACTGTCATGGCGCGTGACTTTCGGCCGGGGATACAGAGGCGGATACCCCTGTTATGTTTCGTATCTAAAGCCAGTTGGCATTATAGCCCCTGCCGGCGAGTATCCATCTGGCTGCGGGGCAGACTGCCCCGCAGGGTTGCAGTGCCTGTGTAGCTGCAAGCGTGCCCTACATTCGTGGAAAAGTTTCAGCGGATCCTTCTTCGCATCTTCGACGGTATGCAACTTGGTTTTCAGTCCGCCCCTGGTGCGCCTAATAGCGCACGCACTGATCATCGGACCCTCTTTTTCACCCGCAGGCTCAAAGCCTTGAAGTGCGCCTTAAGGCAGGTTGCACTGCTTATGTGGTCCTCTGCTTTGTGTCATTTGAGGCCGGCTCCTCCCCCATTTTGGTGAAGGCCACCATGTTACCCCACCGGTTGTAGATCGTTTTTGAGAGGCCGTACTCACTTTGCCCAATAGACGACCTCAATCCATTGCAACTAATAAACGGCATGTTGCACACCCCAGATTATCAACGCGCGCCTTGCCATGCCTCTTCAAAAAGAGCGGTGTTATCCGGTCTATTTGAAGAGCCCATCAGTCAGATTAGATTGCTTGTGATAGCCTCCCAATTTGAGGGCCTTGAACTACGCAGCGACGGCGGCCTTAGGTGATTCAATAGGCCCGAAGCCTATGCCGCGCGGCCCATCAGGTTGGCCAATACCGCTGTGATACCTGTTGAAAGATTTGATTGGGGTAGGCCTTCAATAGCCGAAGCCAGAAGCGGCGCAAGTCTGAAGTCAGGGGCTTCCGGGGCGGCATCGAGGCCCATATGCCATGCGCCTTCGAAGGACGGCGGTCTCGGAAGGTAACCCGTGGGTTACTCTCCGAGACCGCCAGCATCGAGTAACCCGCGGGTTACTCTTCTTCGAGGGCGCGATGAAAAGCTTCGATCGCACTTTGGAGCCGTTTCCGATCGACTGCAGAAAAGTCTGTGTCGGACAGAATGCGGCATTCGCCTTTGCGCGCGGTAATCTTGGCCTTTCCGACATGGAACTCATACTTTACGGCCTTTTTGGGACTGGCCCCTCGCCCCGTGGTATCGCGGGAGGCAGAAGCGAGGGAGTTCCGCGAAAGCACATCCGTTTGCTCTTCTATTGACGAGACCGATACGAGTGCCTGACGGAGGCTTTGGGAAGTTTCAGGTGATGCTTGGATACGCCTCGCAACCTCCACTCCCAAGTTGCGGGAGATGGCCTTTGGATAGGGCAAGACATCTCCAAGCTCCTGCAACAGGAATACGAAGCTTCGGATATAGGACCGTTTCATCTTGTGAAGGGACGCGAAGATTCGTCCTACCAGGGCATCAGCGCCCTGCCCGTCCAGACTTCCGTCGCCCGCTGCCGTGATTGCAACCTGCGCCATCTCGGCAAAGCTAAGATCCTCACGGATCACATTCTCTTCGACCATGTCGATATACAGATCAATTCGGTCCGCTGGTCCCAAAGACACGCGCGCCGTGACAGTGCCAAAGCGCGGGTCGCCCGTTTCTTGCCACAGCTGCTTTAGCGCAGTCAGGCGACGCCAGCCTTTCTTAAGCTGAAACCCGGTCTCGGTCCTGAAGACCTCGATCGGCTCCTTCTGGCCCCTGGCCCGGATCGATGATTTTAACTCTTCCATCTCGTCGGAGCCTGCCGTGGCCGCAAGGTCGATACGATCACGGGGAAGATCATCAGTCCTGATCTCGTCAACCCTCAAAACTTCAAGAACCCGCCCTTCTCCTTGGGCGGTTCTGAAGCTCTTCGCATCTGTCGCATTCTGGCGACGTTGCTCAACCAGGCTTTCCGTGCTTTCTGCCAGACTGCCAGCAGCCTCGCGCACGGCCGCCCCCATGGGGCCGACTTCGCGCTTTCGCGGCTTGACGCTGTCAGGTGCCAGTGGCTCGAACCCGAACTTGCTTTTCCCTGTCATACCCCCGAACCCCCATTAGCAATTCTCTCATTCCAAGCACGCAACACCGTCTCTCGAAATTCGATGTAGGCCGTATCAAAGCTTTGGCGGGCACGCTTCCAGGTCTCCCGGGTCATCTGCCGATAATCCTGTTCATAGACCGACTGCTGGAAGCGTCCAGACTGCTCGACGGCCCGGGTCATCTCGATAGCGTTCTGACAGACGTCATCACCAAAAACGTTTCGAAAAGCGTCCATCATTGCAATATGCAACGGGTTCGACGCCTCGAACCGCGTCATCAAGAGCCTGACGTCATCGAATTTCTTTGGAAGCGTAATTCCAGCGTCTTGCGCAAGGGAGGCAAAGCCAGAGGAGATATCTTCCATCGCATCGCCCAATTGACCCAGATAGCTGGTCGTCGAGTCGTATTCCCAGTATCCTGGTCCAGACGGCACATAGAGAATATCGGCAGCGAACGCGGCATTCAGGGATTGGTAGCCTATCGCTGGCGGGCAGTCGAATATGATGATGTCATACTGGTCGTCAGGCAGTTCATCGAGATAACGCGAGATGCATCCGAAAAAGCTCCAGGCCTTGTGGAGCGCTCGATACTGAGCGCTTGCGAACTCGACGAACGCTGCATTCGCACAACTGGGAATGACATCAATCGTGGACCACGCCGTTTTCTGGATGAAGTCTTGGGCACGTTGGGAACCGATGGACTGAACATCCTCGGGCAGTTCATCCGAGGAAGGGTAGGGGCAGTCACCCGGATCATCGTAGGCCGCGACGATGCGATCCGCCTCTCGGCACAGATCACGGCACATGATCCCCCAAACCGTGTTCCACTCCTTGACTTCGACCAGCCCCATCGAATGGGTCAGCGTCGCTTGCGGATCGAAATCGATGACCAAGACTCGATATCCGTCCAGTGCCGCACCATTCGCCAAATGATGTGCGACGACCGTCTTGCCCACACCTCCTTTGAAGTTTGAAACGGCAATTCGCATCGCACGTCCCGCTGGCCGCGTGGGCATCAGTGTCTTGCCACGAAAGCGCAGCCTGCGACGAAGTTCGTTGATCTCGTTCAATGTGAACCACCGCTGGCGCCCATCCTCTTCGACGATGCCTTGCGGAAGGGATGGATCATCCGCAAGCTTCTTTCGAAGCGTGTCAGCCGGAATATCGAACATGAACTGGCTGATTTCCCAGATTGAGAACGGCCGCAGGGTCTTTTTCTCAGACGGTGAAAAGGTTGCCTTCCTGACGGCCGCCTGCTGAGCCAGGCTGCGCTCGTTCATTCCCTGCAGATGAGTATGGTCCCGCATATGTCCGCTCGCGTTTTATGGATGCTGCTCCTGAATAACGCGAAACACCGAAAATGCAAATCCGGTCTTTTGCAGATTCATAATATCGCGCCTTGGCAGGGAAGAACGCGAATTCGGGCGATTGTGGGGACAGGACCGCTCAAGTCCAGAGCGATAGGGTGTCAATATGCGTGCGATAAGGTGACACCCATGCTGTCCCCCTTAACCTACATAACCATATTTTCTCCAGAATTCTGGAGATGGAGAGACAATCCCGCTTTTAGTTCAGCATTGACAGAATACAGGATCTTTAGCACTCTCATGGCATATCTAGAATCGGACAAAGACGCCGAGACAGGGATTGAGAGCAGGAATGAAGACCGCACGACCTACGGGCCCGCTGGCCTCGGTTCACAAGTATGACCTGCTGACTGCCATGGCCATTGCAGGTCTGAACGGTAAGACAGGCAGTCAGACATCGATGCTGCGCCTCATCGCTTTGATCACGGCGCGTTACAACTGGAAGCTTGACGAATTGACGGTCGGGCAACGGGATATCGCAAGAATGTGGTCCGTTGACGAACGAACCGTCAAGCGTGAGATAAAACGGTTGACTGCAATCGGGTTTTTAACCCAGCTTCGCCCGGGCGTGCGGGGCAGGGTGGCTGCCTACAGGCTTAACCAGGCGGAGGTATACCGCCAAAGCAGGCCTCACTGGGAAGAGGTCGGACCTGACTTCGCTGTTAGGATGGATATGAACCGACATTGTCTGGACGATGTGGCGCAAAAAGTTGTCAAAGTGGATTTCCGTCCGGCATCACGTTCGCAGCATCCCCGCGATACGGCATGGGAGCGGACATCTGTTCGTCTAGCTGAAACAGACCCTGATCTGCACAGGAGTTGGTTCTCCGCACTCGCCTTCGAAAGCTTTGAAAAGGGGTTGTTACGGCTGAGGGCATCGTCATCGTTCGTTGCGAAATACATCATGACGCACCATCAAAAACGGCTACAGAAAGCAGCAAGTCTTGAGTTCGGAGCCATTGATAAAGTCGATGTCCTATTCTGAACGGTCGTTCGGTAGCTTGCCCATTATGGCCCTAAACTGAGCCGTCAAATCCCGTTTTTCGATCCGTCATCGTTCTAGCATCATTTTAAAAGCCCACGCTGCTTACGACAACTTTCGCAGCAGATCAGTCGCCGAAGCCAACGGGATGGCCCTTACGCCCTGAGCCATCGGAATTTCATGTTCCCCAGCATAGACGAGCAGCCTGCGTTCGGCAGCTATATCCTCGGCGGCCAGGTGGAAGCCGCGGGTTACTTTGGGTGTAGTGGTTCGCTTGATTTCGATCGCCCAAGTTTCGTGGCCAGGCAGCCGCAGGACTAGGTCAAGCTCTGCACCAGCCGACGTGCGATAGAAGAAAGGCTGGGTTCCTGATGGTGCCGCATCTATCAGTGCCTCGATACAGAATCCCTCCCAGCTTCCACCAACCACCGGATGCCCCAACAGCGCTTCTGTAGTTCCAAGGCCGAGTAGGGCATGGACAAGGCCGCTATCCTTGACGAAGATCTTCGGAGATCTGACGAGGCGCTTGCCGACATTTTCATGCCAAGGCTGAAGACGCCGGACCAGCATGAGGTCGACAAGCAAATCGAGGTAGCGTCCGATCGTCTGGCCAGAGACACCCAAGCCTTCGGCCAGCGCGGCTGCATTCAACAGGCCACCTTGCGCGTGCGCCAACATAGTCCAGAACCGGCGCAAGGTGGTGGCAGGAATGCGCGGGCCCAACGCGGGGATGTCCCTCTCTAGATAGGTCCGCAGGAAATCCTCACGCCAGTCCATGCTGGATTTTTCGGTTTCCGCCTGAAAACTGTCCGGAAAACCTCCCCGA harbors:
- a CDS encoding ParB N-terminal domain-containing protein; amino-acid sequence: MTGKSKFGFEPLAPDSVKPRKREVGPMGAAVREAAGSLAESTESLVEQRRQNATDAKSFRTAQGEGRVLEVLRVDEIRTDDLPRDRIDLAATAGSDEMEELKSSIRARGQKEPIEVFRTETGFQLKKGWRRLTALKQLWQETGDPRFGTVTARVSLGPADRIDLYIDMVEENVIREDLSFAEMAQVAITAAGDGSLDGQGADALVGRIFASLHKMKRSYIRSFVFLLQELGDVLPYPKAISRNLGVEVARRIQASPETSQSLRQALVSVSSIEEQTDVLSRNSLASASRDTTGRGASPKKAVKYEFHVGKAKITARKGECRILSDTDFSAVDRKRLQSAIEAFHRALEEE
- a CDS encoding ATP-binding protein: MYLRKTDRAVQSALESQAAVVLLGPRQVGKTTLAMRIAELQPSVYLDLERDSDRQVLAEPDLYLDEQTGKLVILDEVQQMPGLFKSLRGQIDMRRRKGLRTGQFLLLGSASNVLLQQSAESLAGRVRYIEMPPLMLDEVGDDEINRLWLRGGFPDSFQAETEKSSMDWREDFLRTYLERDIPALGPRIPATTLRRFWTMLAHAQGGLLNAAALAEGLGVSGQTIGRYLDLLVDLMLVRRLQPWHENVGKRLVRSPKIFVKDSGLVHALLGLGTTEALLGHPVVGGSWEGFCIEALIDAAPSGTQPFFYRTSAGAELDLVLRLPGHETWAIEIKRTTTPKVTRGFHLAAEDIAAERRLLVYAGEHEIPMAQGVRAIPLASATDLLRKLS
- a CDS encoding AAA family ATPase, which translates into the protein MRDHTHLQGMNERSLAQQAAVRKATFSPSEKKTLRPFSIWEISQFMFDIPADTLRKKLADDPSLPQGIVEEDGRQRWFTLNEINELRRRLRFRGKTLMPTRPAGRAMRIAVSNFKGGVGKTVVAHHLANGAALDGYRVLVIDFDPQATLTHSMGLVEVKEWNTVWGIMCRDLCREADRIVAAYDDPGDCPYPSSDELPEDVQSIGSQRAQDFIQKTAWSTIDVIPSCANAAFVEFASAQYRALHKAWSFFGCISRYLDELPDDQYDIIIFDCPPAIGYQSLNAAFAADILYVPSGPGYWEYDSTTSYLGQLGDAMEDISSGFASLAQDAGITLPKKFDDVRLLMTRFEASNPLHIAMMDAFRNVFGDDVCQNAIEMTRAVEQSGRFQQSVYEQDYRQMTRETWKRARQSFDTAYIEFRETVLRAWNERIANGGSGV
- a CDS encoding DnaA N-terminal domain-containing protein; translated protein: MKTARPTGPLASVHKYDLLTAMAIAGLNGKTGSQTSMLRLIALITARYNWKLDELTVGQRDIARMWSVDERTVKREIKRLTAIGFLTQLRPGVRGRVAAYRLNQAEVYRQSRPHWEEVGPDFAVRMDMNRHCLDDVAQKVVKVDFRPASRSQHPRDTAWERTSVRLAETDPDLHRSWFSALAFESFEKGLLRLRASSSFVAKYIMTHHQKRLQKAASLEFGAIDKVDVLF